Within Triticum dicoccoides isolate Atlit2015 ecotype Zavitan chromosome 1B, WEW_v2.0, whole genome shotgun sequence, the genomic segment TAAAAGCTGCCATAACACATCTGAATATCTTATTACGAAGAACTTATTGGTCACATAGAGCTCCTACTCAGTACATCATACTAATGTTCAGGAGGCGCAGATCGCATGTGCGCATCATGGGTTTGCAAGACAGAACACGAGACAACGAGGTGCTGTTTCGCAGATCATCTCTTATTTATCGATGAGAGCAGTGCCTCTTCACAGCTTCGAAAGCGCGATGTCCATCACCTCGATCATGAAGTCTGCGACGCAAAGTTACAGTTATGTATCAGAAGCCAAGATAACATCTATCTATGCTATGAATGTGAGTACTAGCAGCAGATCCTACCGGAGTCCTCCTTGGAGAAGCACAACGGAGGCGTCACCCTGAACACATTGCCGAAGAAACCGCCCTTCCCCACCAGCACGCCCATATCTGTTCAGACAAGAACACACTCGGATATCAGGTCCAAAGCTCTGCTACTTCAGTTTTATAATTGCGAAAGTACAGAGACGCGACAGAGCTCGTCAGTTCGTGTAATCAATCACCTTTCATGTGGTTCATGACCTGCGCGATCTCAGCCTTCGCCGGAGTTTTCTTCTGGCGATCGGTCACCAGCTCGACCCCGAGAAGGAGGCCTTTCCCCCTAACGTCGCCGATAACTGCAAGAAGCCGAATGTAAGTAACAGAAGTATCCTCGAGGTATATGTGTTTGCGATGTGATTTTTTCTATCCGGTACTCACTGTCATGCTTCTCTTTCAGAGCGTTAAGTTTCTCCTTCAGGTAGGAGCCAACAACGAACGCATTCTCCTGCAGCTTCTCCTTCTCCAGTACCTTGAGAACAGCGTGGCCGGCAGCTGTGCTGACAGGGTTACCACCGAAGGTGTTGAAGTAGCTCCTGCGGGTTAACACCTTAGCAATCTCAGGTGTGGTAACGACCGCTCCTATCGGTATTCCGTTCCCTATGCCCTGAGGAAGAATGACAGGAAACATGTCAGCCTATAGTTTGATACAGTGTACACTGATGAAGCTGAACCTAATGACATAGTATAATGGAATGCATGGACTCTTTAAGTATGAAAACTTTGGAGAAACCATCAGAACTCACCTTTGCCATAGTGACTATATCAGGGATGACGCCCTGCCCTTCGAATCCCCAGAAGTGGCTTCCAGTGCGCGCAACCCCCGCCTGAACTTCGTCGGCGATGCAGAGGCCACCAGCTTTCCTCACCAtatcgtaggccgcaggcaggtatCCTGGTGCTAATTCCACTATTCCACCAACTCCCTGCAGAGAGGAACATTCCAATTGTTTCGTTAGGAAATCTCACTTTTGAGCATGGTGATAGTAGGACAATGTGTTGGTATTAGCATACCTGTATGGCTTCTGAAATGAAACCTGCAACTCTTCCTGTAGTCCCATAGTCAATGGTTTCCTGAATATCTCTGGCATATTTCTCTCCGTCTGACCCGAAAGCGCCTCTATATGGGTCTGGATTAAGAGCATGGTGCACTCCGGTCTGGACACATTGCAAATGAGTAAATGTCACTAATAAGCCATGAAGTAAAACAAGGCATCtttcaatatactccctccgttcgaaattacttgtctcggaaatggatgtacctagaactaaaatacaactagatacatccatttctgcgacaagtaattccgaacggagggagtagtattttaatTTC encodes:
- the LOC119348682 gene encoding alanine--glyoxylate aminotransferase 2 homolog 3, mitochondrial-like, whose protein sequence is MQRLASSRRLLQAALAPGRAHSSLSAAAVAAAPENGAGAPKMPPFAYTPPPYDGPRVAEVAQKRAQFLSPSLFHFYDRPLNIVDGKMQYLFDEDGRRYLDAFGGIATVCCGHCHPDVIEAIVNQAKKIQHSTVLYLNHAIADFAEALAAKMPGDLKVVFFTNSGTEANELALMIARLYTGFHDIISLRNGYHGNAAATMGATAQSNWKFNVVQTGVHHALNPDPYRGAFGSDGEKYARDIQETIDYGTTGRVAGFISEAIQGVGGIVELAPGYLPAAYDMVRKAGGLCIADEVQAGVARTGSHFWGFEGQGVIPDIVTMAKGIGNGIPIGAVVTTPEIAKVLTRRSYFNTFGGNPVSTAAGHAVLKVLEKEKLQENAFVVGSYLKEKLNALKEKHDIIGDVRGKGLLLGVELVTDRQKKTPAKAEIAQVMNHMKDMGVLVGKGGFFGNVFRVTPPLCFSKEDSDFMIEVMDIALSKL